The sequence ATCAAGAACTTCCGAGTTGAAAGGATTTGGAGTTGCTACTGTCAGCTCGCCATTTTTGACTTCTATTGGCAGAATAAGGTGTTTCAGCGCAAAATTCTTAGGTATGGTTGTGGTAACAATATTAAGATCAAGTTTGAGCGGATCGATTTTTTTGTATGTTAGCTTCCAGTAAGTTGAAAGAGCGTAATAAATGGCGTCCTCGTCAAGCCTGGAGGAATCGTGCTCGGAATCAAGATTCATGGCAACTATCACATCAATGATATCAACGGCATCACGATATCCAATCTCAGGCGAAGACGATGCTTTTTTTTTCTTTGCTACTTCTCCCTCAAGGCGCTGACGTACCTGGTCTTTCTGCCTCATTATCTGTCTGGCCTGATCCACTGATACAAGGCCTATTTTTGCAAGTATCTCGACAATGCTTTTTTCGTCAGCAAATCCGAACTGAGTCATATTATTGCGCTGCTCCGGCTTAAATAAAATTGAAATAGGTTTGATATGGTCGCAAAAATCAATCTTTCAGTCATTCCGGCGAAGGCCGTAATCCAGAAGTGACTGAAAATATAAAGATGCCGGTCAAGTACGGCATGACCCCGACGCCCTTTTCTGGCTTTTTGCGAGTCCATCAGGTTTTATGGCTTCGTAAAAAAGGCCCCGGCATCCGGTAATATTCAAATGGCTGAAATCGGCCAGGCCTGAATTAACATATAAAAAACTGATTTGTACTTATTGGATTAAGATGCTAATATATTTTTAATCTTAAAAATTTCCGCTTCCCCCTATTAATAAACTAGGAGGTGAATTGATTTAAAGCAGGATCATCACTTAGGTCTGTCCGTTTAATTCAATATTCTCTTTAGCAGCAGACCTTTTCATCATTTCCACAAATCAATCACTAATCCATCAAGAATTATGTATATATGATTTTTGCTAAAAAAACATATAAGAGAATACGCTCTATTTCTTTCAGGTTGCTTGCTTATATATTACTCGTAAGTTCTTTTCTTACTCTTATTATTACTGTGCTTCAACTGTATTTCGACTACAAGAAAGATATATCGATAATTGAAGAAAGTCTTAAACAGATAAAAATCAGCTATACCGACAGCATAGCCCATCATGTATGGAACATGGATACAGACGGACTTAAAACACAGCTCAATGGCATTTTGAGCATGCGGGATATTGTTTACGCTGAAATCAATATGGCCGGAGAAAAATCGGCTCTTTCTGTTTCGGCCGGAGAAAAGGCAACCAACATCCCTCTGCTGATTGCGGAATATCCTGTAATATATGAAAGATCCGGAACATATATAAGCATAGCGTCACTGAAGGTTGCCGCCTCAAAAGTCGAAGTAATCCAGAGACTTAAGGAAAAATTTTTTATAATTCTTGCCTCTCAGACAGTAAAAACATTTATTGTTTCAATATTCATTGTAATTCTTTCGAACATGATCATCACAAAACATCTGGCTGTGATGGGAAATTATGCGGCCAATCTTGATCTTGGCAAGCTTGATGATCCACTTGTCCTGAATAGAAAGCACGGTAAAAACAGTAGACTCGACGAACTGGATCTTGTTGTCAGGGCAATTAACAGGATGAGGCAGAGATTAAAAATATCCTATGAAGAGATTAAGGCAAAATCAAGGATAGAGGGTGAACTTGGAGCAGCCGCATCCCTTCAGAGATACGTAATTCCAAGAAAAGCTCCTGAGTCCCCAAGCTATGACGTGTCTTTTCTTTTCCTGCCGGCACTTGAGGTAAGCGGCGACTATTTCGATTTCTTCGAAATCGACGATAGCAACACAGGAATTGTTATTGCGGATGCATCTGGCAAAGGGATGCCTGCCTCAATACATATAAACACAGTCAGGGTGCTTCTAAGGTCCAGACCGGAGCTCCACAGATTTCCAGACATAATGCTAAATATAATAAATACTTATGTCAGAAACGAACTCCCTGAAAACCAGTTTATAACAATGGCGTACCTCTTGATGAAAGAAAATGGAAACATCACCTATCTTTGTGCAGGGCATGAACCGTTAATACACTGCAATTCCCAGGGTGAAATTACATTTATAAAGCCATCGGGGTATCCGATATGCTGCATACACGCAGACAATTTTGAAACAAGATTACAGAGTCATATGATTGATTTACAGCCAAATGAGACATTGGTACTTTACACAGACGGAGCCACAGATGCCATGGATGATAATGGCAAAATGCTTGGTGAAGGTTTTTATGATATGATTAAAAACCTAATTCACCTTACGGCAAAGGAAATGATGGATGAAATAAAATCACAGATTATGCATTATCAGGGCAGCAAAAATCAAAATGACGACATAACCATAATCGTTATTAAAAGAAAATAGGCATTAACATGAAATACAGGATATTTACACCTATGATACCAAAACCAACAATAGACGGGATCTACGGCTACCTCCTCGACGAAGGAAAAAAACTCGGAATTCCTGATCCCCTGCTTAACCAGATTACCATGGAAAATGCAGCCAATATCAGGATTAGCTTTCCAGGCCATACATCACAGCTTGAGCTTATAAGAAGGGTCACTAAACAGATAGCACGGATAGCTCCCGGATTTTCCGACGACGATATCGAAGACATAAGTCTAGCACTCGATGAAGCATGCACAAATGTAATCCGCCATTCTTACAGGGGGCAGAGCATTGGTGCCGTGCAGGTAGAAATCAGCATAGAACCCAACAAGGTAACCATAACCCTCATGGACAAAGGAGAAGAAGGCCAGCTGTTCAATCCTGAACTTCTTGCTCCTGTGGACAAGGAAAGATATCTTGAAAGCCTTAGTAAAGGTGGACTTGGAGTATATCTAATCAAAAAAATAATGGATGAAGTCGAATATGTTGTGTCTCCTGGAGTCAGAAACTGCCTGACCATGGTCAAATATATATACCCGAACAAAAGCAAATAAGCAGTTTTAAAATTTGTTGCCTAAGGAATCATGGTCTGCGGAAAAGAAGGAGTATAAAATGCTTACAATCAAACAAGAGATTAAAGACAATATTGAAATAATAACCCTCAGCGGTATTCTGAATGCGGATACAAGCCCAAGACTTGAAGATGTTCTTGAAAGAGTGGCTGAAAAGCCGGAACCCAAAATCATTATGTATATACCCGAGCTCACATACATAAGCAGCGCAGGCATAGGCTGCTTCATCGGGGTGATAAAAAAAGTACGCACAAAAGGTGGAGACATAAGATTTGTAAAAATGGATTCAAGAGTACTCAGGGTGTTTTCCCTTCTTGATATGACAGATTTCTTCAAGACTTTCGACAGCCTTGAAAAAGGAATGGACAGTTTTTCCTCATGAAAAGGTAACCACTGATGCCTGACAAACCAACAAGAGAGAGTCTTGCAGATGATTCAGGCTCGGCCAGAAAGATTCATTCGCTTGAAACCCTGCTCGATTTTGCAAAGGTCCTTAATTCGGCTCGAACACTAAAGGTGGTTTTCGATGCCATTATGCTGACATGCATGGGAGAAAAAGGCATATCGGTCACATCAATACTGCTTCATGTGAATCAAAATAGCTGCATATTTGAGATTAAAACCGTCAAAGGGATAAATTTACCCAAGGATAAAAAAGTACTTAAATTCACTGAAGAATTAAATAAAATTATAGATGGACAAGGATACGCTTTTTTTAAAGAGCTTGAGAAAACTGAAACCAGGGCAACTTTGGAAGTCCTGAATGAGCTTGCCTGCACGTTAATCATTCCTGTTCATTTCCACAACAAACTTATCGCATTGCTTCTATGCGGCCCTAAAATAAGGGGAATAAACGATCAGTATTCAGATGAGGATATAAACTTCCTAAAACTCATCGCGTCTTACTCCGGAATAGCAATCAGCAATCTTATAGGGATAGGACTTCTTACTAAAAAGAAGGAGGATCTTGAAAAAAAGCTATTTGAGCTTGAGGCACTTGAAGAAACACGCAGAGCCCTTACATCCAGTCTTAATCTTGATATGCTTTGCCACGCTCTTCTTCTTAGTGTCATGGGTTACATGAAATCAGAAAGTGGTCTTTTCTACATTTCATTGAAAGACCCAGAAGAATTCACCTTGATTGCAAACACAATAAAAAAGAATGACTTGTCTTTACCCCAAAAAATATTTCTTGATAAAAAATCCTTCCAGATAATTGCAGACAAAAATTTTATCAGGAGAGAAACAGAGTCGCTTTTAGGCTTTTCTGGCTTACTTGACAGTGTTAATGCCTCTATATGCTTTCCTCTACAACATGAAGACATGTTCCGGGCTCTTTGTTTCTTGGGGCAAAAAGCAATCGGACCTTCTTTTTACAAGAAGAACGAACTTGATCAGGCAGCCATGCTTGCAAGACAGTCCATTGCCCCCATAAAAAACAGCATTCTTCATTTAGAGCTCCAGATTAATAACCAGATACTGAAGGAAGCGGAGCTAACTGCCAGGAAAAACGAAGCAAGACTGATGAACCTTCTGGAAACATCAAATGAAGGATTCCTTGAGATAGACTTTTCAGGCACCATCATAAATATAAATCAGGAAGTATGTAAAATAATAGGTCTTCCTAAAGAAGAAATCATAAACAGGAGTATTTCAGGGTTCATTCCTCCTGATTCCGTGGCGATAGTTCTTGATCAGCTTGAAAAGAGAAAAAAGGGAGAAAAAAGCAAATATGAAGCATCCATAATATCCAATACAGGTGAATTGGTTCACTGCCTGATAAGCGCAGCGCCTATTTATGAAAGCCAGGATATGTCAGGAGAGCCGTCAGCTTCTTTTGCGATGATAACAGACATTACAAAGCTAAAAGAGACAGAGGAAAAACTTAGGGAGTTTGCCAAAATTGTATCAGCATCAAATGATATCATAGCGCTGATTGACAGAAACCAGTTTCATAAGACAATAAACAAGGCATATGAAAAAGCGTTTTGCCTCGCAGAAAAAAAAATTTATGAAACAAGTCTCCTGGACGTTTTCGGTGAGAATCAATACCAGGGAATAATCGAACCATCCATTATAAAATGCCTGAATGGTGAAAACGTCCATTTCAGAAACTGGCTCAATTTACCAGGATTGGGCAGCAAATATCTTGACGCAGCTTTTTATCCTTATTTTGAAAACAGAGATCTCCCGTCTGCCGCAATAATAATAATGAGAGATGTCACAGAAATAAAAATACTTGAAACAAATCTGATGCAAGCCCAAAAAATGGAGGCCATAGGCGCGCTTGCAGGCGGAATTGCCCATGACTTCAACAACATCCTTTCAGGAATCCTTGGATATATTTCTCTTGCCCAGCTTTTTTCAGAAGCCCGGACAAATGAATATCTCCAGAAGGCCCAAGGTTCCTGCCAGAGGGCTGCTGATCTGATCAAGCAGATTCTTACATTCGCCAGAAAAAACGAAGAAGAAATGAAGCCCTTCGCACTCAGCCCGATTGTAACAGAGACACTAAGGCTGATAAGAGCATCAGTGCCAGCGACTATAAGCATCAAAAACGAGATAGAAAACAGCTCAAAAATGATTATAGGCAATCCCACGCAGATTCATCAGATTCTCTTGAATCTTTGCACCAACGCGGTTCATGCGATGGAAAAAAAGGGCGGGTGTTTAGGGATAACTCTAAATTCCTTTGAGCCCAAAGATCTTGCAAAAATACCGGTTTGCCTCAATAATTGCCCCTATTTTGTTCTTACTGTGCAGGACGATGGAGTAGGAATGAGCGACGAAGTCAAGGAAAGAATCTTCGAGCCTTTTTTCACCACCAAAGAGCCTGGAAAAGGAACAGGGCTGGGGCTTTCGATGTCCCACGGGATTGTAAAAAGCCATGGTGGAGAAATAACTGTTGAAAGCATATCCGGGAAAGGAACAAAATTCAGTGTCTATCTCCCAATAACAAATGTCTCCCAGAAAAATGAAATAAATATTTTTTCAGAAACAACGCCAAAAGGAAAAGAAAGAGTTCTTTTTGTTGATGATGAGGAAACAATTGCTGAAATCAGCATTCTTCTTTTGGAAAATCTTGGATATCATGTAACAGGCTTTACAGATCCATTTAAAGCGATTGAGACTTTCAGACAAAAGCCCGATGACTTTGACATAATTATTACCGACCAGACAATGCCGGGCATGACTGGGCTTGAACTCGCATATAGGATTAAAAAAATCAGAGAAAACATCCCGATAATCATCTGCTCAGGTTTTTCAGAGCAACTTACACCTGAAAGACTTAAGCAAGCAGGTGTAAACAATTATATTGTAAAGCCCCTGAGTCAGAAAAGGCTGTCTGACACCATACGAAGCTTACTGGATGCCAATATAGGAGAGCATAAATAAAAATAAAATCATCCTAATTGCCATCTCAATCATTACATTAATCCTTGAAGGGTATGCATCAGCAAGGGAAAAGGAAATTCTTTTCGGCTGTCAAAAAACGGCAAACTCACCGAACGAATTTTGTTACGGAGAAAAACTTCATCAGGATAATCATATTATAGCTATTAAAGTCCTTATGCGGGATTTGGGAATCGGCACTCAATCAGTTTAGCATCATATTTCACGATAGAATGCCGATCATGTAAAAAAACATCTAAACAAAATACTTTACAGTTCCAGTATCGAAAATTTCAAAAGCATCTAAACGCCCCTCATTCCCTGAAATACATCCTCCACCACAAAAGGGGAGCATCTGATTCCAATACTTTTTTTCTTCACCCAGATCCTTGCTATTGGTATCACTTCCCCGGATACGCCGACTATATTTGGCATTTCCTCTGCAAAACATATATCAGATGATCTGAATTCATAATAAGAAGTATTGGAACTGAAGGGGTCTGGAACGATTACAATCTTTTCAGAATCATGGGGATGATTGAAAAGAGCTCCTGTAAAAGGTACATGATTAATCATAAGTTCATTAATATCATGCGGCTCATGGTAGCAATTCAATGCCAGTTTTTCGGTTTTTTGGAGGAAATGGTTTACAGGCATAGAAGACTCCCCTTTCTGGAATTAACCCCAAAATACATTGTCTGATAACATAAAAAGCTGCTTATTAGGGCCTGTAAAACAGACCTGATTAGCTATATATATACAACAGTAAAATGATAAAGGCATCTCTAAAAACAGCTTTTAATGATATCGTCGGCTATACTTTCAAATTATTTTTCGATGCCATAAAATATTGACTTCCATGAAATTATATTTATGATTCGTGGCCGCAGAGTATATCAATTATGGAGATGAAGTAATGCAAAAACCAGTTGTTAGCCTTAAAAACATAACAAAAACATATGACAACACAGAAATGGTTCTGCACGACATCTCCCTTGATATTTATCCGGGAGAATTCCTTACATTGCTGGGCCCTTCAGGGTGCGGAAAAACAACAATACTGAGACTTATTGCCGGTCTTGAGTCCTGTGAGTCAGGCGACATTTACATCAACGGGAAAAGGGTCAATGGCATACCTGCAAACAAACGCGATGTGAATACCGTTTTCCAGAGTTATGCTCTTTTTCCTCACATGTCAGTATTCCAAAATATAGCCTTTGGACTGGAACTGAAAAAAATCCCTAAAAATGAAATAAATGAAAAAGTCCAGGCCATTCTTGAACTGGTCAAGCTAGATGGCCTCGAAAACAGAAACATCCAGCAGCTTTCCGGCGGCCAGCAGCAGAGAGTGGCTATGGCAAGGGCCATCGTAAACAAGCCTCTCATCCTTCTACTTGATGAACCCATGAGCGCTCTTGACTACAAACTCAGACGAACTATGCAGATTGAGCTCAAGCATCTTCACAGGAAATTAGGAATCACATTTATTTTCGTGACCCATGACCAGGAAGAAGCCCTCACAATGTCAGACAGAGTTCTTGTGATGAACCAAGGCAAAATTGAGCAGTCAGGGACTCCAAAAGAAATATATGAAAATCCGGCCAATATGTTTGTGGCTAAATTTGTTGGGGAAATAAATGTTTTTGACGGAAGAGTAATAGGAACAAAGGGAGACCGAATGGCTGTCACAGCAGAAGACATGACTTTTGACTGCCCGAACACAAAAAGTTTTACTCCAAACCAGAAAATCAAAATGCTTCTCAGGCCTGAGGACATAAAAGTATCAAGGGCAAGCATCAAACCCGCAACGCCATTCTGGAGAGGCAGGGTCGAGGAACTCATCTATAAAGGTACGACCGTGGATCTGGTCGTCAATCTTGAATCAGGGCATAAAATCAACATCACGGAATTCTTCAATGAGGATAGTGAAGATATTTATTACACAACAGGTGAACGAGTCAACCTTACATGGATAAATGGATGGGAGGTTATTCTTCCAGATGAATAAAAGGTTTAATTTCAAAAATATATCTATCTCAATTATCTCTTTGTGGATAATAATCCTTATATTCATCCCCAATCTTCTGATTCTTGCGGCAAGTTTTTTGGAAAGAGATGAAACGGATATCATCAAATTCATTCCTACATTAGAAAACTATCTGTCTCTTTTTGAGCCTGTATATTTTGAAATATTCGTAAAATCGATCACATACGCATTCGTAACTACGGCACTCTGCCTTGTGGCAGCGTATCCGTTTGCGTTCATAATCTCCAAACTGAAGCCAGCAGCAAGAAAAGCCTGCCTTCTTTTTGTCATTATTCCATTCTGGACAAGCTCCCTGATACGGACATATGCCCTAATCGTAATACTTAAATCCAATGGAATACTTAATTCATTCCTTATGTTCACAGGCATTATAAACGAGCCTCTGGAAATAATGTATACTGATTTTGCCGTTTATATTGGGCTTGTCTATACCCTGCTCCCATTCATGATCATGCCTCTTTATGCATCTCTTGAAAAACTGGACAAAAGGCTAATTGAAGCTGCATATGACCTTGGAGCCTCAGCCGTTCAGGTATTTACAAGAATAATAATACCCATCACAATGCCAGGAATAATTGCTGGATGCATAATGGTATTTTTGCCTGCGCTCGGACTTTTTTACATACCTGACCTTCTTGGAGGAGCCA is a genomic window of Desulforegula conservatrix Mb1Pa containing:
- a CDS encoding PP2C family protein-serine/threonine phosphatase codes for the protein MIFAKKTYKRIRSISFRLLAYILLVSSFLTLIITVLQLYFDYKKDISIIEESLKQIKISYTDSIAHHVWNMDTDGLKTQLNGILSMRDIVYAEINMAGEKSALSVSAGEKATNIPLLIAEYPVIYERSGTYISIASLKVAASKVEVIQRLKEKFFIILASQTVKTFIVSIFIVILSNMIITKHLAVMGNYAANLDLGKLDDPLVLNRKHGKNSRLDELDLVVRAINRMRQRLKISYEEIKAKSRIEGELGAAASLQRYVIPRKAPESPSYDVSFLFLPALEVSGDYFDFFEIDDSNTGIVIADASGKGMPASIHINTVRVLLRSRPELHRFPDIMLNIINTYVRNELPENQFITMAYLLMKENGNITYLCAGHEPLIHCNSQGEITFIKPSGYPICCIHADNFETRLQSHMIDLQPNETLVLYTDGATDAMDDNGKMLGEGFYDMIKNLIHLTAKEMMDEIKSQIMHYQGSKNQNDDITIIVIKRK
- a CDS encoding ATP-binding protein — its product is MIPKPTIDGIYGYLLDEGKKLGIPDPLLNQITMENAANIRISFPGHTSQLELIRRVTKQIARIAPGFSDDDIEDISLALDEACTNVIRHSYRGQSIGAVQVEISIEPNKVTITLMDKGEEGQLFNPELLAPVDKERYLESLSKGGLGVYLIKKIMDEVEYVVSPGVRNCLTMVKYIYPNKSK
- a CDS encoding STAS domain-containing protein, producing the protein MLTIKQEIKDNIEIITLSGILNADTSPRLEDVLERVAEKPEPKIIMYIPELTYISSAGIGCFIGVIKKVRTKGGDIRFVKMDSRVLRVFSLLDMTDFFKTFDSLEKGMDSFSS
- a CDS encoding hybrid sensor histidine kinase/response regulator, with protein sequence MPDKPTRESLADDSGSARKIHSLETLLDFAKVLNSARTLKVVFDAIMLTCMGEKGISVTSILLHVNQNSCIFEIKTVKGINLPKDKKVLKFTEELNKIIDGQGYAFFKELEKTETRATLEVLNELACTLIIPVHFHNKLIALLLCGPKIRGINDQYSDEDINFLKLIASYSGIAISNLIGIGLLTKKKEDLEKKLFELEALEETRRALTSSLNLDMLCHALLLSVMGYMKSESGLFYISLKDPEEFTLIANTIKKNDLSLPQKIFLDKKSFQIIADKNFIRRETESLLGFSGLLDSVNASICFPLQHEDMFRALCFLGQKAIGPSFYKKNELDQAAMLARQSIAPIKNSILHLELQINNQILKEAELTARKNEARLMNLLETSNEGFLEIDFSGTIININQEVCKIIGLPKEEIINRSISGFIPPDSVAIVLDQLEKRKKGEKSKYEASIISNTGELVHCLISAAPIYESQDMSGEPSASFAMITDITKLKETEEKLREFAKIVSASNDIIALIDRNQFHKTINKAYEKAFCLAEKKIYETSLLDVFGENQYQGIIEPSIIKCLNGENVHFRNWLNLPGLGSKYLDAAFYPYFENRDLPSAAIIIMRDVTEIKILETNLMQAQKMEAIGALAGGIAHDFNNILSGILGYISLAQLFSEARTNEYLQKAQGSCQRAADLIKQILTFARKNEEEMKPFALSPIVTETLRLIRASVPATISIKNEIENSSKMIIGNPTQIHQILLNLCTNAVHAMEKKGGCLGITLNSFEPKDLAKIPVCLNNCPYFVLTVQDDGVGMSDEVKERIFEPFFTTKEPGKGTGLGLSMSHGIVKSHGGEITVESISGKGTKFSVYLPITNVSQKNEINIFSETTPKGKERVLFVDDEETIAEISILLLENLGYHVTGFTDPFKAIETFRQKPDDFDIIITDQTMPGMTGLELAYRIKKIRENIPIIICSGFSEQLTPERLKQAGVNNYIVKPLSQKRLSDTIRSLLDANIGEHK
- the potA gene encoding spermidine/putrescine ABC transporter ATP-binding protein PotA; protein product: MQKPVVSLKNITKTYDNTEMVLHDISLDIYPGEFLTLLGPSGCGKTTILRLIAGLESCESGDIYINGKRVNGIPANKRDVNTVFQSYALFPHMSVFQNIAFGLELKKIPKNEINEKVQAILELVKLDGLENRNIQQLSGGQQQRVAMARAIVNKPLILLLDEPMSALDYKLRRTMQIELKHLHRKLGITFIFVTHDQEEALTMSDRVLVMNQGKIEQSGTPKEIYENPANMFVAKFVGEINVFDGRVIGTKGDRMAVTAEDMTFDCPNTKSFTPNQKIKMLLRPEDIKVSRASIKPATPFWRGRVEELIYKGTTVDLVVNLESGHKINITEFFNEDSEDIYYTTGERVNLTWINGWEVILPDE
- the potB gene encoding spermidine/putrescine ABC transporter permease PotB, producing the protein MNKRFNFKNISISIISLWIIILIFIPNLLILAASFLERDETDIIKFIPTLENYLSLFEPVYFEIFVKSITYAFVTTALCLVAAYPFAFIISKLKPAARKACLLFVIIPFWTSSLIRTYALIVILKSNGILNSFLMFTGIINEPLEIMYTDFAVYIGLVYTLLPFMIMPLYASLEKLDKRLIEAAYDLGASAVQVFTRIIIPITMPGIIAGCIMVFLPALGLFYIPDLLGGAKSILIGNFIKNQFLTAGNWPFGSAASVFLTLLLTTFMILYFKAMKRFNASLMD